A single Schistocerca piceifrons isolate TAMUIC-IGC-003096 chromosome 6, iqSchPice1.1, whole genome shotgun sequence DNA region contains:
- the LOC124802512 gene encoding E3 ubiquitin-protein ligase MYLIP: MIAHNQSKMWCLVSQPNAVILEVEVDPKARGQECLEKVCQYLGIGNEADYFGLKYHCSKGEELWLNLRNPIERQVGGVPPYRFALRVKFWVPPHLLLQDTTRHQFYLHSRLDLLEGRLKVPDSLVAAKLAAWMAQAESGDYDPQSCPQSVYAQYCQLGGVNTSRPQDFIQMIAAQHRELKGNKQSAAEYWLLKEVSYLEDFGEEVFQTKTSNGGRCSLGVGPHGLSVYHPDSTKQSIPYTAIQSAASQRRSFHLLYLDLDSNEATLDLKLETSQAASGLYRAITEKHAFYSCETVRSAVTAQFIRDLKGTIVSIFNEDTSLGKKYVFDIRRTCREVYDNARRALYQSASSTFPPPEESPEQQIHNTPEQCDNCVDEKCKSSQRKFARLLEAMSCRICMDRGIDTAFFPCAHVIACSECAARCDRCPLCRAEIDQAKRIYLPVELQQLPTC; this comes from the exons GTGTGCCAGTACCTTGGCATTGGTAACGAGGCTGATTATTTTGGACTGAAGTACCACTGCTCTAAAGGGGAAGAACTGTGGTTAAATCTTCGTAATCCTATTGAGAGACAAGTGGGAGGCGTTCCTCCATACCGTTTTGCTCTCAGAGTAAAATTTTGGGTGCCTCCACATCTTTTGCTGCAAGACACAACCAG GCATCAGTTTTATCTTCATTCCCGGTTGGATCTTTTGGAGGGCCGCCTGAAGGTTCCAGATTCATTAGTAGCTGCTAAATTGGCAGCTTGGATGGCACAGGCAGAATCTGGTGATTATGATCCTCAGTCGTGTCCCCAAAGTGTTTACGCCCAATACTGCCAGCTAGGTGGTGTCAATACCTCGAGGCCCCAAGACTTTATTCAGATGATTGCTGCACAGCATCGTGAACTTAAG GGCAATAAGCAGTCAGCAGCAGAGTACTGGCTTCTCAAGGAGGTGTCTTATCTTGAAGATTTTGGCGAGGAGGTGTTTCAAACAAAAACGAGCAATGGTGGAAGATGCAGTCTTGGAGTTGGTCCACATGGGCTCAGTGTATATCATCCAGATTCAACAAAACAAAG CATACCATACACAGCCATCCAAAGTGCTGCCTCACAGCGACGTTCCTTCCATCTTCTGTACCTGGATCTTGACAGCAATGAGGCAACACTCGATCTGAAACTGGAAACATCACAGGCAGCGAGTGGTCTGTACCGTGCTATCACCGAAAAGCATGCCTTCTATAGTTGTGAGACAGTACGCAGTGCAGTTACAGCTCAATTCATAAGGGATTTAAAG GGCACAATTGTGTCCATATTTAATGAGGACACTTCTCTCGGGAAGAAATACGTGTTCGACATACGACGTACCTGCAGGGAAGTCTACGACAATGCGAGGAGGGCATTGTATCAGTCTGCAAGTTCAACTTTTCCCCCACCAGAGGAAAGTCCAGAGCAGCAGATACACAATACTCCAGAACAGTGTGACAACTGTGTGGATGAAAAATGCAAG TCATCACAGCGGAAGTTTGCACGGTTGCTGGAAGCAATGTCTTGCCGTATCTGCATGGACAGGGGCATTGATACCGCATTTTTTCCCTGTGCACATGTTATAGCATGTAGTGAATGTGCTGCCCGTTGTGATCGCTGCCCACTTTGCCGTGCAGAAATAGATCAAGCGAAGAGGATTTACTTGCCCGTAGAACTGCAACAGCTTCCAACCTGTTAG